One window of the Actinomyces procaprae genome contains the following:
- a CDS encoding glutaredoxin family protein, which produces MGTHGPRTPWLDVYTLPHCPQCEQTLHLLDHLGARHRARPLADHPDAQALAAEHHVVSAPVVVAMTPVGLVADVWGGHQPHRIRRHLDAFAPAAVSVWDEQEVVSA; this is translated from the coding sequence ATGGGCACCCACGGCCCCCGCACCCCGTGGCTGGACGTCTACACACTCCCGCACTGCCCACAGTGCGAGCAGACCCTCCACCTCCTCGACCACCTTGGCGCACGCCACCGCGCACGCCCCCTCGCCGACCACCCAGACGCCCAGGCGCTCGCGGCTGAGCATCATGTGGTGTCTGCGCCGGTGGTGGTGGCGATGACGCCGGTGGGTCTGGTGGCGGATGTGTGGGGCGGGCATCAGCCGCACCGCATCCGGCGGCACCTGGATGCCTTCGCCCCGGCTGCTGTCAGTGTGTGGGACGAGCAGGAGGTGGTGTCCGCATGA
- a CDS encoding DUF4326 domain-containing protein, producing MSPRRIQRRRTAGWRMPDGAVYVGRPSRWGNPFRQWLEILASNASADQAVLGIPPGIPDAIHPCWLDTPRAAVEAYLAWLRGDLRAQLVPSPPSASEIRETLVGRDLACWCPLDEPCHADVLLAVAAGTSPRNIDLSRVTPAEAVAS from the coding sequence ATGAGCCCGCGGCGGATCCAGCGGCGGCGCACGGCGGGGTGGCGGATGCCCGATGGGGCGGTCTACGTCGGCCGGCCCTCCCGGTGGGGAAACCCGTTCCGACAATGGTTAGAGATCCTGGCGAGTAACGCCAGCGCCGACCAGGCCGTGCTTGGCATTCCTCCGGGTATCCCAGACGCGATCCATCCTTGCTGGCTGGATACCCCCAGGGCGGCGGTGGAGGCTTACCTTGCGTGGCTGCGCGGAGATCTTCGCGCCCAGCTTGTCCCGTCTCCACCATCGGCATCCGAGATCCGGGAGACCTTGGTTGGTCGGGACCTGGCGTGCTGGTGCCCGCTGGATGAGCCGTGCCACGCGGACGTGCTGCTGGCGGTCGCCGCCGGCACCTCCCCGCGGAATATCGATCTGTCCCGGGTTACGCCTGCCGAGGCGGTGGCGTCATGA
- a CDS encoding helix-turn-helix domain-containing protein: MRPLLTAEDVAEILRVTPEVVRDYAQDGLIRHRKLRDSKRSPLRFREEDVEEYLARQEVRPVWDRPADDGAPAVSVPARSHGPMGQSARSAARRRSARAAQAKEMAASTTTADGQ, translated from the coding sequence ATGAGGCCGCTACTGACCGCTGAGGATGTCGCGGAGATTCTGCGGGTGACTCCGGAGGTTGTGCGGGATTACGCGCAGGACGGGCTGATCCGTCATCGCAAGCTGCGGGACTCTAAGCGTTCCCCACTGCGCTTCCGTGAGGAGGACGTGGAGGAGTACTTGGCCCGCCAGGAGGTCCGCCCCGTGTGGGATCGCCCGGCCGACGACGGCGCTCCTGCCGTGTCCGTGCCGGCGCGGTCGCATGGGCCGATGGGCCAGTCCGCCCGGTCGGCTGCTCGCCGGCGGTCCGCACGGGCAGCGCAAGCGAAAGAAATGGCCGCCAGCACTACGACTGCCGACGGCCAGTGA
- a CDS encoding helix-turn-helix domain-containing protein, producing the protein MVTNPSPGRVAEVIAADMKSAEMSVLALARATQIPRVTLQRRLRVDAKLELQELAAIASALGTTVSDLISRAETAGQATLGTESTPAVEAHGVAAVERVGAALAGVPAEALLQHEQVCDSCWSLDDAARHLSGDEDPATHRSSDEEVA; encoded by the coding sequence ATGGTCACCAACCCTTCGCCCGGTCGAGTAGCCGAGGTCATCGCTGCCGACATGAAGTCTGCAGAGATGTCTGTGCTCGCTCTCGCGCGGGCGACTCAAATCCCGCGCGTCACCTTGCAGCGCCGCCTGCGGGTGGACGCCAAGTTGGAGCTCCAGGAGCTCGCCGCCATCGCCTCCGCGCTCGGCACCACTGTCTCCGATCTGATCTCACGCGCTGAAACCGCCGGCCAAGCCACCCTCGGGACCGAGTCGACGCCCGCCGTGGAGGCTCACGGTGTTGCTGCGGTCGAGCGTGTAGGTGCTGCGCTCGCGGGCGTGCCGGCGGAGGCCCTGCTCCAGCACGAGCAGGTGTGTGACTCGTGCTGGTCGCTGGATGACGCGGCCCGGCACCTGTCGGGTGATGAGGACCCGGCCACGCACCGTTCCTCCGACGAGGAGGTGGCGTGA
- a CDS encoding helix-turn-helix domain-containing protein, with amino-acid sequence MATRDKDPSVGLNAAVAAELRAERAAQQLTVEALVGRSGIPKRTLLRLLNAERAISLDALQALADAFGVRMSALIARGEERLSRERERAEVVQLAERRADWPEGLPPLEELAAQIQPGADEELAETTGWRADLGEESQDIPYGEDEPF; translated from the coding sequence ATGGCTACTCGTGACAAGGACCCCTCGGTTGGACTGAATGCCGCAGTGGCAGCTGAGCTGCGCGCCGAGCGCGCGGCACAGCAACTCACCGTGGAGGCACTGGTGGGTCGGTCTGGCATTCCGAAGCGCACGCTGCTGCGCCTACTGAATGCGGAGCGAGCGATCAGCCTGGATGCGCTTCAAGCCCTAGCGGACGCATTTGGGGTACGGATGTCTGCGCTGATCGCCCGGGGGGAGGAGCGCCTATCCCGCGAGCGCGAGCGGGCCGAAGTTGTGCAGCTGGCGGAGCGGCGTGCCGATTGGCCGGAGGGGCTGCCGCCCCTAGAGGAGCTTGCCGCCCAGATCCAGCCCGGGGCTGACGAGGAGCTGGCAGAGACGACCGGCTGGCGTGCAGATCTCGGCGAGGAGTCCCAGGACATCCCCTACGGGGAGGATGAGCCGTTCTGA
- a CDS encoding tyrosine-type recombinase/integrase, translating into MSSIRHRRRSDGSVSHTVLFRTGGRQSSATFDDLDAAERFRRLVNQLGPEQALAILDRAPASDAPLATLADFAASYIDALTGIEASTRRRYHRMIASPAFAPLSCLPLVAIDVDAVRAWVNVQEDDGAAPKTIANRHGLLSAILADAARRGIIPTNPADGTRLPRGMKAEMVFLTPEQFRILRSVVPDHYRPLITLLASAGLRWSEATALQVGDLSDGAVTVTKAWKKAPSGFRLGPPKTRRANRTVSLAPDLADTLTATARGRSRTDLLFTTPSGTPVRHNVFFQHVWAPVTRLASGLPAQDPVSRRRPTSLLDGVKPLPKGQALDVRPRIHDLRHTAASWMIAAGLDLVTVQYMLGHESVTTTADLYGHLLPERRRAAADAMATMLARAE; encoded by the coding sequence GTGTCCTCCATCCGCCACCGCCGGCGCTCGGACGGCTCCGTGTCCCACACGGTGCTGTTCCGGACGGGCGGCCGCCAGTCGTCGGCGACCTTCGACGACCTTGACGCCGCCGAGCGCTTCCGCCGCCTGGTTAATCAGCTCGGCCCCGAGCAGGCGCTCGCCATTCTTGACCGCGCTCCTGCCTCCGACGCCCCGCTGGCCACGCTGGCCGACTTCGCCGCCTCCTACATCGACGCCCTGACCGGCATTGAGGCGTCCACGCGCCGCCGCTACCACCGCATGATCGCGTCTCCAGCCTTCGCCCCGCTGTCCTGCCTGCCGCTGGTCGCTATCGACGTCGACGCCGTGCGCGCATGGGTCAACGTGCAGGAGGACGACGGCGCCGCCCCCAAGACGATCGCGAACCGTCACGGGCTGCTGTCCGCGATCCTCGCCGACGCCGCCCGCCGCGGCATCATCCCCACCAACCCCGCCGACGGCACCCGCCTCCCCAGGGGCATGAAGGCTGAGATGGTCTTCTTGACCCCCGAGCAGTTCCGCATCCTCCGCTCGGTCGTGCCCGACCACTACCGGCCACTTATCACGCTCCTGGCCTCTGCGGGCCTGCGCTGGTCGGAGGCGACTGCCCTTCAGGTCGGTGACCTCTCCGACGGTGCCGTGACCGTCACCAAGGCGTGGAAGAAGGCCCCGTCCGGCTTCCGGCTCGGCCCGCCCAAGACCCGGCGCGCCAACCGCACCGTCTCCCTGGCCCCCGACCTCGCCGACACCCTGACCGCCACGGCCCGGGGCCGCTCGCGTACCGACCTGCTGTTCACCACCCCGTCTGGTACTCCGGTACGCCACAACGTGTTCTTCCAACACGTATGGGCGCCCGTGACCCGCCTCGCCTCCGGCCTCCCCGCCCAGGACCCCGTCAGCCGCCGCCGGCCCACCAGCCTCCTCGACGGCGTCAAACCACTACCCAAGGGGCAGGCCCTCGACGTGCGCCCGCGCATCCACGACCTGCGCCACACGGCCGCCTCGTGGATGATCGCCGCCGGCCTCGACCTCGTCACCGTCCAGTACATGCTCGGCCACGAGTCCGTCACCACCACCGCCGACCTCTACGGCCACCTCCTGCCCGAGCGCCGCCGCGCCGCCGCCGACGCCATGGCAACCATGCTCGCCCGAGCCGAGTAA
- a CDS encoding septum formation family protein, whose product MRYSFATLAVPAALLLTLGVSACQGSATSDTATPTATPSASAPASATTPPENAVASPSARTVSAMDFQVGDCLIYGDNSVPASPTAATDSATSAPSASASGGTGGTVASGSLVDCSAPHLYEVYAEGAISADAFPSDELMEQYIADICYDAFETYVGISYDDAYSQNTYAVTALRPTQSTWEQGDRAVSCVLASADGSELTGSARGAGN is encoded by the coding sequence ATGCGTTACTCCTTCGCTACACTCGCCGTCCCCGCCGCCCTGCTGCTGACCCTGGGGGTATCGGCCTGCCAGGGCAGCGCCACGTCGGACACCGCCACCCCCACGGCGACACCATCGGCATCCGCGCCCGCCAGCGCGACGACGCCGCCCGAGAACGCCGTCGCATCCCCCAGCGCCCGAACGGTCTCCGCCATGGACTTCCAGGTGGGCGACTGCCTGATCTACGGGGACAACTCGGTCCCCGCCTCCCCGACCGCCGCAACGGACTCCGCGACATCCGCCCCCTCCGCAAGCGCCTCCGGGGGCACCGGTGGAACCGTCGCCTCCGGGAGCCTGGTCGACTGCTCCGCCCCGCACCTGTACGAGGTCTATGCCGAGGGCGCGATCTCCGCAGACGCGTTCCCCAGTGACGAGCTCATGGAGCAGTACATCGCCGACATCTGCTACGACGCCTTCGAGACCTACGTCGGCATCAGCTACGACGACGCCTACTCCCAGAACACCTACGCAGTCACCGCCCTGCGCCCCACCCAATCCACCTGGGAGCAGGGGGACCGCGCAGTGTCCTGCGTCCTGGCCTCCGCGGACGGCAGTGAGCTGACCGGCTCCGCCCGCGGCGCCGGGAACTGA